A single region of the Aeromicrobium chenweiae genome encodes:
- a CDS encoding FABP family protein: MPFEIPSDLHPDLMPVVWLLGTWHGNGQGDYPTIEPFTYEQELVFAHDTRPFLHYFSRTWITDAAGERVRPGALETGFLRPAGDKQLELVLAHPTGYAEVWYGEVDGPRITMATDLVARTSTAKEYTAGQRMYGLVEGDLMYAQDMAAEGQEMQSHLWGRLKRV; the protein is encoded by the coding sequence ATGCCGTTCGAGATCCCGTCAGACCTTCACCCCGACCTCATGCCCGTGGTGTGGCTGCTCGGCACGTGGCACGGCAACGGGCAGGGCGACTACCCGACGATCGAGCCGTTCACGTACGAGCAGGAGCTCGTGTTCGCGCACGACACCCGCCCGTTCCTGCACTACTTCAGCCGCACCTGGATCACCGACGCGGCGGGGGAGCGGGTGCGTCCCGGAGCCCTCGAGACCGGCTTCCTGCGTCCGGCCGGCGACAAGCAGCTCGAGCTGGTCCTCGCGCACCCGACCGGGTACGCCGAGGTCTGGTACGGCGAGGTCGACGGCCCGCGCATCACGATGGCGACCGATCTGGTCGCCCGCACCTCCACGGCCAAGGAGTACACCGCCGGACAACGGATGTACGGCCTGGTCGAGGGCGACCTGATGTACGCCCAGGACATGGCCGCCGAGGGCCAGGAGATGCAGTCGCACCTGTGGGGACGGCTCAAGCGTGTCTGA
- the dtd gene encoding D-aminoacyl-tRNA deacylase, producing the protein MKAVVQRVTRASVDVEGETVGEIGAGLMVLLGVTHDDTAEVAGRLAAKIWGLRILRDERSASDVDAGILVVSQFTLYGDARKGRRPTWTAAAPGPVAEPLYDEFCAALRRLGATVAEGVFGADMAITLTNDGPTTLVLEM; encoded by the coding sequence ATGAAAGCCGTCGTGCAACGGGTCACCCGGGCCAGCGTCGACGTCGAGGGCGAGACGGTCGGCGAGATCGGCGCGGGGCTCATGGTCCTGCTGGGCGTGACGCACGACGACACCGCCGAGGTGGCCGGGCGCCTGGCCGCCAAGATCTGGGGCCTGCGCATCCTCCGCGACGAACGGTCCGCCTCCGACGTCGACGCCGGCATCCTCGTCGTCAGCCAGTTCACCCTCTACGGCGATGCCCGCAAGGGACGACGGCCCACCTGGACGGCCGCGGCGCCGGGACCCGTGGCCGAGCCGCTGTACGACGAGTTCTGCGCCGCGCTGCGGCGTCTCGGCGCGACCGTCGCCGAGGGGGTCTTCGGGGCCGACATGGCCATCACGCTGACGAACGACGGTCCCACGACCCTCGTGCTGGAGATGTGA
- a CDS encoding DUF1416 domain-containing protein: MCGAVKGGPSLEGVDVQNQAVIQGVVTRDGQPVGNAYVRLLDRTGEFTAEVPTSATGQFRFFAGPGEWTLRTLAPKAVSVDNAVTAAKGVVAEVAVAV, encoded by the coding sequence ATGTGCGGCGCGGTCAAGGGCGGACCCTCGCTCGAGGGCGTCGACGTCCAGAACCAGGCGGTCATCCAGGGCGTCGTGACGCGCGACGGCCAGCCGGTCGGCAACGCGTACGTCCGCCTGCTGGACCGCACCGGGGAGTTCACCGCCGAGGTCCCCACCTCGGCGACGGGCCAGTTCCGGTTCTTCGCCGGTCCCGGTGAGTGGACGCTGCGCACGCTGGCTCCCAAGGCGGTGTCGGTCGACAACGCGGTGACGGCCGCCAAGGGCGTCGTCGCGGAGGTCGCGGTCGCCGTCTGA
- a CDS encoding YgfZ/GcvT domain-containing protein, whose product MSDSPLLALPGAVPGDAPDGGVAAHYGAISAEQRRLTRGGTFVDLSHRDVVTISGPDRLTWLHSLTTQFLEGLAPGIHTEVLLLTPQGRIEHAFSGVDDGETFWAHTEPGAGAALVEFLDRMRFMMRVEVALVSDDWAVIGLPELVWRIVPRASLVDLPAELGDPVGMWAWEALRIEAGLVRVGLDTDDRTIPNEAGLLGLAVHLDKGCYRGQETVARVHTLGRPPRRLVRLLLDGSVDHLPPHGSDVMLDGVRVGFVGTAARHHELGPIALAMIKRNVDVAATLEADGVAASQEVLVDPEAGLHVRPVLS is encoded by the coding sequence GTGTCTGACAGCCCGCTCCTCGCCCTGCCCGGCGCCGTGCCCGGAGACGCCCCCGACGGCGGCGTCGCGGCCCACTACGGCGCGATCTCGGCCGAGCAGCGCCGCCTGACCCGCGGCGGCACGTTCGTCGACCTGTCGCACCGGGACGTCGTCACGATCAGCGGCCCCGATCGCCTCACCTGGCTCCACTCGCTGACCACGCAGTTCCTCGAGGGCCTGGCCCCCGGCATCCACACCGAGGTGCTCCTGCTGACGCCGCAGGGACGCATCGAGCACGCGTTCTCCGGCGTGGACGACGGCGAGACCTTCTGGGCGCACACCGAGCCCGGCGCAGGCGCCGCGCTCGTGGAGTTCCTCGACCGGATGCGGTTCATGATGCGGGTGGAGGTCGCCCTCGTCTCGGACGACTGGGCGGTCATCGGCCTGCCCGAGCTGGTGTGGCGGATCGTGCCCCGCGCATCGCTCGTCGACCTGCCCGCCGAGCTGGGGGACCCGGTCGGCATGTGGGCGTGGGAGGCGCTGCGCATCGAGGCCGGGCTGGTCCGGGTCGGTCTTGACACCGACGACCGGACGATCCCGAACGAGGCCGGCCTGCTCGGGCTCGCTGTGCACCTCGACAAGGGCTGCTACCGCGGCCAGGAGACGGTCGCCCGCGTCCACACGCTGGGCCGCCCGCCGCGCCGCCTGGTCCGGCTGCTGCTCGACGGCTCCGTCGACCACCTGCCGCCGCACGGCTCCGACGTCATGCTCGACGGCGTCCGGGTCGGCTTCGTCGGCACCGCCGCCCGCCACCACGAGCTCGGTCCGATCGCCCTGGCGATGATCAAGCGCAACGTCGACGTCGCCGCGACGCTCGAGGCCGACGGCGTGGCCGCCTCCCAGGAGGTCCTGGTGGACCCCGAGGCCGGTCTGCACGTCCGGCCGGTGCT